In a single window of the Antedon mediterranea chromosome 1, ecAntMedi1.1, whole genome shotgun sequence genome:
- the LOC140063434 gene encoding uncharacterized protein: MTDSQYLKENFENKPHLQSCFQSAHNFGGMMDVPCSSYLSDGASQSLQYMATLEKDFSTPSGGDYFYNGENEHKSSSCTSFESQLDGSQTYGCRRSTNEKRDRINERERERMHQLCDAFERLRGVLPYKKAKKGPNRQKLSKISTLLLAQNYIKTLEDLLHSNQEYDVPQLPANHNSIGDFLGNAMLTMTTPDTYTQQNQYNYYQTQQSEHHTFPYV, translated from the coding sequence ATGACCGACTCGCAGTATTTGAAAGAAAACTTTGAGAATAAGCCGCATTTACAGTCTTGCTTCCAGTCGGCTCACAACTTCGGAGGGATGATGGACGTACCGTGTTCGTCGTATTTGTCTGACGGAGCGTCGCAATCACTCCAATATATGGCAACGTTAGAAAAAGACTTTTCGACACCAAGTGGTGGTGACTATTTCTACAATGGCGAGAATGAGCACAAATCAAGTTCCTGCACATCGTTTGAAAGTCAACTAGACGGCTCACAAACGTACGGCTGCCGAAGGTCTACGAACGAAAAACGAGATCGTATAAACGAACGAGAACGGGAACGCATGCACCAACTGTGTGACGCGTTTGAGCGATTACGAGGCGTGCTTCCGTACAAGAAAGCTAAAAAGGGTCCAAATAGACAAAAGCTATCCAAAATTTCGACGCTTCTTCTTGCGCAAAATTACATAAAAACCCTAGAGGATCTGCTACATAGCAATCAAGAATATGATGTGCCGCAGTTACCGGCAAATCACAACTCAATCGGAGATTTTCTTGGTAATGCGATGTTGACAATGACGACACCAGATACGTACACGCAACAGAATCAGTACAACTACTATCAAACTCAACAATCCGAGCACCATACCTTTCCGTATGTATAG